In one window of Massilibacterium senegalense DNA:
- the feoB gene encoding ferrous iron transport protein B → MKQYALAGNPNTGKTTLFNALTGSYEYVGNWSGVTVEKKIGELTNKSGKLVDLPGIYSLSPISKDEGVATQFLMNESFDGIINIVDASQLLRNLHLTIQLIEMNRPILLSLNMLDVASARGITVNTEKMAEKLGVPVIPVVARIGKGSDDVLQALSHFENKKRANFQLDYGEIVEQSIKRLSVYFQNHNLSKRWYVLQLLDENMVVWQQVEKQLSKKEISFIKKEIEALKQALHVPSMSQYLYQVRNHYIKELLSEVVIKNEKFHKKTLSKKLDAVATHPIFGIPLFLVILFFMFKITFEWIGTPLSDRLDAFFSGPLTDWTIQWLTAIGANDFIQDVVTDGIISGVGGVLVFVPQIFALFFFISFIEDSGYMARVAVVMDRFMEKIGLNGKALIPLIIGFGCNVPGVMATRAIEQPKERLLTILISPLMSCSARLAVYALFVSMFFTEKYQAIVILSLYVLGIVVAIIVAKLFSAFVLKNESSVFVVELPPYRMPHSKTLFRSTWDKGKGFVKKAGTFILAGSIIIWLLGYTGPGGIDVAVENSFMALIGGLFAPLFIPLGFGTWQAVASLIPGFLAKEVVVASMKIIYGLEEGAKDVAFQTVLMSHYTPLSAYSFMAFILLYVPCLATVAVIRRELGSKKWTFIAVTYAFVVAYVVSLIIYQGGRLIGLE, encoded by the coding sequence ATGAAACAATATGCATTAGCAGGTAATCCAAATACCGGGAAAACGACACTTTTTAATGCGCTTACAGGTTCTTATGAATATGTCGGAAACTGGTCAGGGGTTACTGTTGAAAAGAAAATAGGTGAATTAACGAATAAATCAGGAAAATTAGTCGATCTTCCAGGTATTTATTCATTATCTCCTATTTCAAAAGATGAAGGAGTTGCGACGCAATTTTTAATGAACGAATCCTTTGATGGAATCATTAATATTGTAGATGCTTCTCAATTGTTACGAAATCTACATTTGACAATTCAATTAATTGAAATGAATCGCCCGATATTACTTAGTTTAAATATGTTAGATGTGGCATCTGCGAGGGGCATTACTGTTAATACAGAGAAAATGGCAGAAAAATTAGGTGTGCCTGTAATACCTGTAGTAGCACGAATTGGGAAAGGATCAGATGATGTACTACAAGCACTTAGTCACTTTGAAAATAAAAAAAGAGCAAACTTTCAGCTAGATTATGGCGAAATTGTAGAACAATCCATCAAACGATTATCCGTTTATTTCCAGAATCATAATCTTTCAAAACGATGGTATGTTCTTCAGCTTCTAGATGAAAATATGGTTGTTTGGCAACAAGTAGAGAAACAACTTTCAAAAAAAGAGATATCATTTATTAAAAAAGAGATAGAGGCATTAAAACAAGCATTACATGTTCCTTCGATGAGTCAATATTTATACCAAGTACGTAATCATTATATTAAAGAATTATTATCCGAAGTAGTAATTAAAAATGAAAAATTTCATAAAAAAACATTATCCAAAAAACTAGATGCTGTTGCGACGCATCCTATTTTTGGAATTCCATTGTTTTTAGTTATTTTATTTTTTATGTTTAAAATTACGTTTGAATGGATTGGGACACCGTTATCCGATCGTTTAGATGCCTTTTTTAGTGGACCATTAACCGATTGGACTATTCAGTGGTTAACAGCTATTGGTGCAAACGATTTTATTCAAGATGTTGTGACGGATGGGATTATCTCTGGGGTTGGCGGTGTGTTAGTCTTTGTTCCGCAAATATTTGCACTTTTTTTCTTTATTTCATTTATTGAAGATAGCGGTTACATGGCAAGGGTTGCAGTTGTAATGGATCGTTTTATGGAGAAAATCGGCTTAAACGGAAAAGCGCTGATTCCACTGATTATTGGATTTGGATGTAACGTTCCTGGAGTAATGGCAACTAGAGCAATTGAACAACCGAAAGAGCGGCTATTAACAATTCTTATTTCACCATTAATGTCCTGTTCGGCTCGACTAGCGGTGTATGCTTTATTCGTTTCTATGTTTTTTACAGAAAAATACCAAGCAATTGTTATTTTAAGTTTATATGTTTTAGGAATTGTCGTTGCTATTATTGTTGCTAAATTATTTTCGGCATTTGTTTTAAAAAATGAATCGAGTGTTTTTGTGGTAGAACTCCCACCTTACCGTATGCCTCATTCGAAAACATTGTTTCGTAGTACATGGGATAAAGGAAAAGGATTTGTAAAAAAAGCAGGAACATTTATTTTAGCAGGTTCGATTATCATCTGGTTATTAGGTTACACGGGGCCAGGAGGAATCGATGTAGCGGTAGAGAATAGTTTTATGGCATTAATCGGTGGGTTATTTGCGCCACTATTTATTCCATTAGGATTTGGAACATGGCAAGCAGTTGCATCGCTCATTCCAGGTTTTCTAGCAAAAGAAGTAGTAGTTGCTTCTATGAAAATTATTTATGGATTAGAAGAGGGGGCGAAAGATGTCGCGTTTCAAACCGTATTAATGTCGCATTATACACCGTTAAGTGCATATAGTTTTATGGCATTTATATTATTATATGTTCCTTGTCTTGCCACTGTGGCCGTGATACGAAGAGAACTCGGATCAAAAAAATGGACATTTATTGCTGTAACGTATGCATTTGTCGTAGCGTATGTAGTGTCACTTATTATTTATCAAGGTGGTCGTTTGATTGGTCTTGAATAG
- a CDS encoding acyl-CoA thioesterase, whose protein sequence is MLTVETKVPVRYAETDQMGVVYHANYLIWFEVARTELIHELGFDYAKMEQDGIVSPVTEVEVSYKRPVLYGETALVRTWIESYNGLKVVYAYEVYNEKEELCVTGQTVHICVKKDSFRPIVIRKYYPDWHEAYERAKKRKLL, encoded by the coding sequence ATGCTAACAGTTGAAACAAAAGTTCCGGTTCGTTATGCGGAAACAGATCAAATGGGTGTTGTGTATCATGCTAATTATTTAATTTGGTTTGAAGTGGCACGGACGGAACTCATTCATGAACTTGGATTTGATTATGCAAAAATGGAGCAGGATGGAATCGTCTCTCCTGTAACAGAAGTTGAAGTATCTTATAAACGACCAGTGTTATATGGGGAAACAGCGTTGGTTCGAACATGGATTGAATCATATAACGGGTTAAAAGTAGTGTATGCGTACGAAGTATATAATGAAAAAGAAGAACTTTGTGTTACAGGACAAACGGTACATATTTGTGTAAAAAAAGATTCTTTTCGTCCAATTGTTATAAGAAAGTATTATCCAGATTGGCACGAAGCGTATGAAAGGGCTAAAAAAAGAAAACTACTGTGA
- the yidD gene encoding membrane protein insertion efficiency factor YidD, with amino-acid sequence MKRFLLAIIRFYQKFISPIKPPTCRFYPTCSHYGYEAISRFGPWKGLYLTIKRLLKCHPFHPGGVDLVPEKNTNKKNRIDT; translated from the coding sequence TTGAAACGTTTTTTACTTGCTATTATTCGTTTTTACCAAAAATTTATTTCTCCCATCAAACCACCGACATGCCGGTTTTATCCCACATGTTCACACTATGGGTATGAAGCGATTTCACGGTTCGGACCATGGAAAGGGTTATATCTTACCATTAAGCGACTATTAAAATGTCATCCATTCCATCCTGGTGGTGTTGACTTAGTTCCTGAAAAAAATACAAATAAAAAAAATCGTATCGATACATGA
- a CDS encoding FeoB-associated Cys-rich membrane protein has translation MINILLGVLIFGYGFYMMYRFIKKSKEGICASCGSKNSCITNHCEPTSRSFYDDYRKNNPITK, from the coding sequence ATGATTAATATTTTATTAGGTGTTCTTATTTTTGGATACGGTTTTTATATGATGTATCGATTTATAAAAAAAAGCAAAGAAGGTATCTGTGCATCATGTGGTTCTAAAAATAGTTGTATAACTAACCATTGTGAACCAACTTCTAGATCATTTTACGATGATTATCGAAAAAACAATCCAATTACAAAATAA
- a CDS encoding RNA polymerase sigma factor — MPAILEMMEKEKTVQELFEKYSHRVYKTAFYIVKDPYLAQDVVQETFIKVYKNLDKVKDKDKISSWLTTVTTTTAIDEGRKRKRWNERTTDDVLIDNNEPKKQSMSVVEKKVEESDTQEMIYHCLFKLDPKFKEVLMLKYISELKDKEIAEALEINLGTVKSRLYRAKLKFKDVLRHHCTE; from the coding sequence ATGCCTGCTATTTTAGAAATGATGGAGAAGGAAAAAACGGTTCAAGAATTATTTGAAAAATATTCTCATAGAGTATATAAAACAGCTTTTTATATTGTAAAGGATCCTTATTTAGCTCAAGATGTTGTGCAAGAAACGTTTATTAAAGTGTATAAAAATTTAGATAAAGTAAAAGATAAAGATAAAATTAGTTCTTGGTTAACGACTGTGACGACTACGACCGCCATTGATGAGGGACGAAAACGAAAAAGATGGAACGAACGAACAACTGATGACGTGTTAATAGATAATAATGAACCTAAAAAACAGTCGATGTCAGTGGTGGAAAAGAAAGTAGAAGAGTCGGATACACAAGAAATGATTTATCATTGTTTATTTAAACTTGATCCAAAATTTAAAGAAGTATTAATGCTTAAATATATTTCAGAATTAAAAGATAAAGAAATCGCAGAAGCGTTAGAAATAAATTTAGGTACGGTTAAATCACGACTCTACCGTGCTAAATTAAAATTTAAAGATGTTTTACGCCATCACTGTACGGAGTAA
- a CDS encoding nitroreductase family protein — translation MFQQQIEQLFMFHEASKLSYKENKNFVPHIQKEKKKRRNNAHFLLPKMPVDRLFRLYHYSHMNNSIQPSFTVQTLSQLLFYSHHSFTKSHPQFEAAPLFCYIISAALPPLSAYPFIGKYDAEEHTIEIIRTLSTEEWGILTKGMIKPNWFLCITSQFNKAFKHYHFKKFQIDVGHLLTNFLIIGQQLNFHGQLISHFHPSMLDELLNVTSGERCECVLNFQPNLGIPIPTVLPHSPPTQRHRISPCNEIAQTLQELTHKQLLQPLVQRRKVEKKKILERRRVQSLEQGTHFDKTYIMPYETFEQILQSLVTTLLHLRHEWLPWKESLQFAIFINRVTGVKPGLYFLFLNDKQMTSFRSQCKIKFKWKEIISKYRFFLLYEASLDEMISDICIEDPFIKNSCLTMSFVTSFKPFISTYGVSMYQRLFWEAGLLAELIRLECRLETLDTVGHPFFYEQLFEKIMGISHYKEYMNTYHLSIGKWSKGDS, via the coding sequence ATGTTCCAGCAACAAATTGAGCAATTGTTTATGTTTCATGAAGCTTCTAAACTTTCTTATAAAGAAAATAAAAATTTTGTACCACATATTCAGAAAGAAAAAAAGAAAAGGCGGAATAACGCTCACTTTCTTCTTCCTAAAATGCCTGTCGATCGTTTATTTCGTCTGTATCATTACAGCCATATGAATAATTCCATTCAACCGAGTTTTACGGTTCAAACATTAAGTCAACTGTTGTTTTACTCCCATCATTCGTTTACAAAATCTCATCCTCAGTTCGAAGCAGCCCCTTTATTTTGTTATATTATTTCAGCAGCCCTTCCACCTTTATCAGCTTATCCCTTTATCGGAAAATATGATGCAGAGGAACATACAATCGAAATAATTCGTACGTTATCAACAGAAGAATGGGGAATACTTACAAAAGGGATGATAAAACCAAATTGGTTTCTTTGTATCACAAGTCAATTTAATAAAGCTTTCAAACATTATCATTTCAAAAAATTTCAAATAGATGTTGGACACTTGCTTACGAACTTTCTAATTATTGGCCAACAATTAAATTTCCATGGTCAATTAATTTCTCATTTTCATCCTTCTATGTTGGATGAGTTGTTAAATGTAACTTCTGGAGAGCGTTGTGAATGTGTGTTAAATTTTCAACCTAATTTAGGAATACCTATTCCTACTGTACTACCACACAGCCCACCGACACAGCGTCATCGCATTTCTCCATGTAATGAAATTGCACAAACTTTACAAGAACTGACGCATAAACAATTATTACAACCGTTGGTACAACGAAGAAAAGTAGAAAAGAAAAAAATTTTAGAACGAAGACGTGTGCAATCGTTGGAACAAGGTACTCACTTTGACAAAACGTACATCATGCCATATGAAACGTTTGAACAAATTTTACAATCATTAGTGACGACACTTCTTCATTTGCGGCATGAATGGCTGCCTTGGAAAGAGTCACTTCAGTTCGCCATTTTTATTAATCGAGTTACTGGCGTTAAACCTGGTTTATATTTTTTATTTTTAAATGATAAGCAAATGACTTCCTTTCGGAGCCAATGTAAGATAAAGTTTAAATGGAAAGAAATAATTTCTAAATACCGCTTCTTTCTTCTGTATGAAGCTTCTCTTGATGAAATGATTAGTGATATTTGCATAGAAGACCCTTTTATAAAAAATAGTTGTTTAACGATGAGTTTTGTTACTTCCTTTAAACCATTTATTAGTACATATGGTGTAAGCATGTATCAACGACTATTTTGGGAAGCAGGTTTACTTGCTGAATTAATTCGTTTAGAATGTCGGTTGGAAACATTAGATACAGTCGGTCATCCATTTTTTTACGAACAACTTTTTGAAAAAATTATGGGGATTTCTCATTACAAAGAATATATGAATACGTATCATCTATCTATCGGTAAATGGAGTAAAGGAGATTCTTAA
- a CDS encoding FeoA family protein — protein MVLADFKAETNVRILNLGNVTPIVKKRMNDLGLIEGIEISLYRVLPFKGPVIVDCQGQTISFRYNDAKCIEVEAV, from the coding sequence ATGGTACTAGCGGATTTTAAAGCAGAAACAAACGTACGTATTTTAAATTTAGGAAATGTAACACCAATCGTAAAAAAAAGAATGAATGATTTAGGATTAATAGAAGGGATAGAAATATCTTTATATAGAGTATTGCCATTTAAAGGTCCAGTAATCGTTGATTGCCAAGGACAAACAATAAGTTTTCGGTACAATGACGCGAAGTGTATTGAGGTAGAAGCAGTATGA
- the acnA gene encoding aconitate hydratase AcnA: MMTQDVFNARKSFEVNGKTFNYYNLQALEDAKVAEVSKLPYSVKVLLEAVLRQYDGRVITKEHIENLAKWGTDGVNPEIDVPYKPSRVILQDFTGVPAVVDLASLRKAMADMGGDPQEINPEIPVDLVIDHSVQVDKAGSADSLQFNMDLEFERNQERYKFLSWAQKSFKDYRAVPPATGIVHQVNLEYLAPVVHAKANEDGTFETFPDTLFGTDSHTTMINGIGVLGWGVGGIEAEAGMLGQPSYFPVPEVIGVRLTGQLPSGSVATDLALKVTQVLREKNVVGKFVEFFGPAMKDLPLADRATVSNMAPEYGATCGFFPIDDESLNYLRLTGRSEEQVQIVEQYCKNNGLYYNENVEPIFTDVVEINLSEIGTNLSGPKRPQDLIPLEKMQEEFNRALTAPNGNHGLGLTEAEKEKEVPVKLADGREGVMKTGAIAIAAITSCTNTSNPSVMLGAGLVAKKAVEKGLVPPAYVKTSLAPGSKVVTAYLKNSGLLPYLEQIGFNIVGYGCTTCIGNSGPLLPEIDKAIADNDLAVTSVLSGNRNFEGRIHPLVKANYLASPPLVVAYALAGTVDVDLKNDPIGKDKDGNDVFFDDIWPTADEIKEAINNSVTPEIFEAEYANVFESNAEWNKIKTSSDALYTWDDKSTYIQNPPFFENLSKETKTIAPLTGLRALAKLGDSVTTDHISPAGSIAKDSPAGKYLLENGVEVKDFNSYGSRRGNHEVMMRGTFANIRIKNQLAPGTEGGWTTYLPNGEVMSIYDAAMQYKEDGTGLVVIAGKDYGMGSSRDWAAKGTNLLGVKTVIAESFERIHRSNLALMGVLPLQFKQGESAETLGLNGKETFEVQVDENVKPRQLVAVKATDAEGKVTEFEAIVRFDSEVEIDYYRHGGILQMVLREKLANA; the protein is encoded by the coding sequence ATAATGACACAAGACGTATTTAATGCTCGTAAGTCATTTGAAGTAAACGGTAAAACGTTTAACTACTATAATCTTCAAGCTCTTGAAGATGCAAAAGTAGCGGAAGTTTCTAAATTACCTTATTCAGTTAAAGTACTTTTAGAAGCTGTATTACGTCAATACGATGGACGAGTAATCACAAAAGAACACATTGAAAACTTAGCGAAATGGGGAACTGATGGAGTAAATCCTGAAATCGACGTTCCGTACAAACCTTCTCGCGTTATCTTACAAGACTTCACAGGTGTGCCAGCAGTTGTAGATTTAGCATCTCTTCGTAAAGCAATGGCAGACATGGGTGGAGATCCACAAGAAATTAACCCAGAAATTCCAGTTGATCTTGTAATTGACCACTCAGTACAAGTTGATAAAGCAGGTTCTGCAGATTCATTACAATTCAACATGGACTTAGAATTCGAACGTAACCAAGAACGTTACAAATTCTTAAGCTGGGCACAAAAATCATTCAAAGATTACCGTGCGGTTCCTCCAGCAACTGGTATCGTTCACCAAGTTAACCTTGAGTACTTAGCTCCAGTTGTACATGCGAAAGCAAACGAAGATGGAACATTTGAAACATTCCCAGATACATTATTCGGTACTGACTCTCATACAACTATGATCAACGGTATCGGTGTATTAGGATGGGGTGTTGGTGGTATTGAAGCAGAAGCAGGTATGCTTGGACAACCTTCATATTTCCCAGTACCTGAAGTGATTGGTGTTCGTTTAACTGGTCAATTACCAAGCGGTTCAGTAGCAACTGACCTTGCGTTAAAAGTAACACAAGTATTACGTGAGAAAAACGTAGTAGGTAAATTTGTTGAGTTCTTCGGACCAGCAATGAAAGATCTTCCACTTGCTGACCGTGCAACAGTTTCTAACATGGCTCCTGAATATGGTGCAACATGTGGATTCTTCCCAATTGATGATGAATCATTAAACTACTTACGTTTAACTGGCCGTTCAGAAGAACAAGTTCAAATCGTTGAACAATATTGTAAAAACAACGGTTTATACTACAACGAAAACGTTGAGCCAATTTTCACAGACGTAGTAGAAATCAACTTAAGCGAAATCGGAACAAATCTTTCTGGTCCAAAACGTCCACAAGATTTAATTCCTTTAGAAAAAATGCAAGAAGAGTTCAATCGCGCTTTAACTGCTCCTAACGGAAACCATGGTTTAGGTTTAACAGAAGCAGAAAAAGAAAAAGAAGTTCCTGTAAAACTTGCTGATGGACGCGAAGGCGTAATGAAAACAGGTGCAATTGCAATCGCTGCAATTACAAGCTGTACAAACACTTCTAACCCATCTGTAATGTTAGGCGCTGGACTTGTTGCGAAAAAAGCAGTTGAAAAAGGATTAGTTCCTCCTGCATACGTTAAAACATCATTAGCACCAGGTTCAAAAGTTGTTACAGCTTACCTTAAAAACTCAGGATTACTTCCTTACTTAGAGCAAATTGGCTTTAACATTGTAGGATATGGTTGTACAACATGTATTGGTAACTCTGGTCCATTACTTCCAGAAATCGATAAAGCAATTGCTGATAACGATTTAGCTGTTACATCTGTTCTTTCAGGTAACCGTAACTTCGAAGGACGTATCCATCCATTAGTAAAAGCTAACTACTTAGCATCTCCACCATTAGTTGTGGCATATGCATTAGCTGGTACTGTTGATGTTGATCTTAAAAACGATCCTATCGGTAAAGATAAAGATGGTAACGATGTATTCTTTGATGATATTTGGCCAACAGCTGATGAAATTAAAGAAGCAATCAATAACTCTGTAACACCAGAAATCTTCGAAGCTGAATATGCAAATGTATTCGAAAGTAACGCAGAATGGAACAAAATTAAAACATCTTCTGATGCTTTATATACTTGGGATGATAAATCAACATACATTCAAAACCCACCATTCTTCGAAAACTTATCAAAAGAAACAAAAACAATTGCTCCATTAACTGGTTTACGCGCTCTTGCAAAACTTGGTGATTCAGTAACAACTGACCATATCTCACCAGCAGGTTCAATTGCAAAAGACTCACCAGCAGGTAAATACTTACTTGAAAATGGTGTAGAAGTTAAAGACTTCAACTCTTACGGTTCTCGTCGTGGTAACCATGAAGTAATGATGCGTGGTACATTTGCGAACATTCGCATCAAAAACCAACTTGCACCTGGTACAGAAGGTGGATGGACAACATATTTACCAAACGGTGAAGTAATGTCTATTTACGATGCTGCTATGCAATACAAAGAAGACGGTACAGGTCTAGTAGTAATCGCAGGTAAAGATTACGGTATGGGTTCTTCTCGTGACTGGGCAGCAAAAGGTACAAACCTTCTTGGTGTTAAAACAGTTATCGCTGAAAGTTTCGAACGTATTCATCGTTCAAACCTTGCATTAATGGGTGTTTTACCACTTCAATTTAAACAAGGTGAAAGTGCTGAAACACTTGGTTTAAATGGTAAAGAAACATTCGAAGTACAAGTTGATGAAAATGTTAAACCTCGTCAATTAGTAGCTGTTAAAGCAACAGACGCTGAAGGAAAAGTAACAGAATTTGAAGCAATCGTCCGTTTCGACTCTGAAGTTGAAATTGACTACTACCGTCATGGTGGTATTCTTCAAATGGTACTTCGCGAAAAATTAGCTAACGCTTAA
- a CDS encoding GNAT family N-acetyltransferase, translated as MEERKHILWQNEGFFISTDTQLINREVVFEFLSTKAYWAKGIDRALVNKSIDNASICFGVYEKNKVDKPNQVGFARIISDFSIIAYLADVFILEQYRGQGLARILIEVILSYPEFKTLRRFILSTLDAHDLYKKFGFVPVTNPNTFMQISRQTYS; from the coding sequence ATGGAAGAAAGGAAACATATTTTATGGCAAAATGAGGGCTTTTTTATTTCAACAGACACACAATTAATCAATCGAGAGGTAGTATTTGAATTCTTATCAACCAAAGCATACTGGGCCAAAGGAATTGATCGCGCATTAGTTAATAAATCCATTGATAATGCTAGTATTTGTTTTGGTGTATATGAAAAAAATAAGGTTGATAAACCGAATCAAGTTGGATTTGCACGCATTATTAGTGACTTTTCCATTATTGCATATTTAGCAGATGTTTTCATCTTAGAACAATATCGTGGCCAAGGATTGGCTAGAATTTTAATCGAGGTTATTTTAAGTTACCCAGAATTTAAAACACTTCGTCGTTTTATTTTATCAACGCTCGATGCTCATGATTTATATAAAAAATTTGGATTTGTTCCTGTAACAAATCCAAATACCTTTATGCAAATTTCCAGACAAACTTATTCATAA
- a CDS encoding TlpA family protein disulfide reductase: MKKMIPILIIVLLIGITVYNQWDKKQKLEDATTETAKTSEAKNTTVGLEPNQTAPNFVLKNMQEDVVQLSDYKGKKVMVNFWATWCPPCRVEIPELNVFYKNKNENEEILAVNLTTEEKSPSAIEEFVQEYEMEFPILLDENGNVGKMYTAFTIPTSYFIDSNGKVYYKHVGPLTESQVRDIFDEMK, encoded by the coding sequence ATGAAAAAAATGATTCCTATTTTGATTATTGTTCTATTAATTGGAATTACCGTATATAATCAATGGGACAAAAAGCAAAAGTTAGAAGATGCTACGACGGAAACAGCCAAAACTTCTGAAGCTAAAAACACTACTGTTGGTTTAGAGCCGAATCAAACAGCGCCCAATTTTGTATTGAAAAACATGCAAGAAGATGTTGTACAATTGTCTGATTACAAAGGAAAAAAAGTAATGGTGAATTTCTGGGCAACGTGGTGTCCTCCTTGTCGAGTAGAAATTCCAGAATTAAATGTTTTTTATAAAAATAAAAATGAAAATGAAGAAATTTTAGCAGTAAATTTAACAACAGAAGAAAAAAGCCCTAGTGCGATTGAAGAATTCGTACAAGAATATGAAATGGAATTTCCAATTCTTTTAGATGAAAACGGGAATGTAGGCAAAATGTATACAGCATTTACGATTCCAACAAGTTATTTTATTGATTCTAATGGAAAAGTTTATTACAAACATGTTGGTCCTTTAACAGAAAGCCAAGTTCGTGATATTTTTGATGAAATGAAATAA
- a CDS encoding formate--tetrahydrofolate ligase, producing MTTKVIKTDLEIAQETKMKPIKDIIEPLNVQEHEWEPYGHYKAKLSLDLFERLDQEKDGKVILVTSINPTPAGEGKSTVTIGLGQALNKIGQKAIVALREPSLGPNMGIKGGAAGGGYAQVMPMEEINLHFNGDFHAITTAHNTVAAILDNHLHQGNELNIDTRNIVWKRVLDLNDRALRNIVIGLGGKNQGVPREDGFDITVASEIMAILCLATSVEDLRKRLGEMVVAYNMDGEPVTVKDLQIEGVLTLLLKDAIKPNVVQTLEHTPAFIHGGPFANIAHGCNSIIATKMAAKLADYVVTEAGFGADLGAEKFLDIKMREANMQPAAVVVVATIRALKMHGGLAKDQLKEENVAALEAGLSNLKKHLETIESFAVPYVVAINKFITDTPAEIHFLENWCEKHRAPVALTDVWGAGGEGGKELAEKVMSVIESEENLYAPLYELDASLEEKMNTIAKKVYGAEGVVFSKKAEQQLAEFKKFGWDHLAVCMAKTQYSLTDDPSLIGRPERFSITVRELRPSVGAGFIVALTGNVLTMPGLPKKPNALKMNITEDGKAIGIF from the coding sequence ATGACAACAAAAGTTATAAAAACAGATTTAGAAATTGCGCAAGAGACAAAAATGAAACCTATAAAAGACATTATTGAACCATTAAATGTGCAAGAACATGAGTGGGAGCCATATGGACATTATAAGGCGAAGCTATCTTTAGATCTTTTTGAGCGGTTAGATCAAGAAAAAGATGGGAAAGTTATCTTAGTTACTTCTATTAATCCGACTCCAGCCGGGGAAGGAAAGTCAACGGTAACGATTGGATTAGGACAAGCATTAAATAAAATTGGTCAAAAAGCAATTGTTGCTTTAAGGGAACCTTCTTTAGGACCAAATATGGGGATAAAAGGTGGAGCAGCTGGTGGTGGTTATGCACAAGTAATGCCGATGGAAGAAATTAATCTCCACTTTAATGGAGATTTTCATGCCATTACGACAGCGCATAACACCGTTGCTGCAATTCTAGATAATCATTTACATCAAGGAAATGAATTAAATATCGATACGAGAAATATTGTGTGGAAACGTGTATTAGACTTAAATGACCGTGCGTTGCGTAACATCGTGATTGGTCTAGGCGGGAAAAATCAAGGGGTGCCACGCGAAGACGGTTTTGACATTACCGTTGCATCGGAAATTATGGCTATTTTATGTTTAGCTACTAGTGTAGAAGATCTTCGCAAACGATTAGGAGAGATGGTCGTAGCGTACAATATGGACGGGGAACCGGTAACCGTAAAAGACTTACAAATAGAAGGGGTTTTAACGTTACTGTTGAAAGATGCAATTAAGCCAAATGTGGTGCAAACGCTTGAGCATACACCAGCCTTCATTCATGGTGGACCATTTGCCAATATCGCCCACGGTTGTAATAGTATTATTGCAACAAAAATGGCAGCAAAACTTGCAGATTATGTCGTGACAGAAGCTGGCTTTGGTGCAGATTTAGGAGCAGAAAAGTTTTTAGATATTAAAATGAGAGAAGCAAATATGCAACCAGCGGCGGTTGTCGTGGTTGCAACCATTCGAGCATTAAAAATGCATGGAGGGCTTGCAAAAGACCAATTAAAAGAAGAAAATGTAGCTGCGTTGGAAGCTGGTTTAAGCAATTTGAAGAAACATTTAGAAACGATTGAATCTTTCGCTGTTCCTTATGTTGTTGCCATCAATAAGTTTATAACAGATACTCCAGCAGAAATTCATTTTTTAGAAAATTGGTGTGAAAAACACCGTGCCCCAGTAGCATTAACAGACGTATGGGGTGCAGGTGGCGAAGGTGGAAAGGAATTAGCAGAAAAAGTGATGTCTGTCATTGAATCAGAAGAAAATCTTTATGCACCTTTGTATGAACTGGACGCATCATTAGAAGAAAAAATGAACACGATTGCTAAAAAGGTATACGGAGCGGAAGGTGTTGTTTTTTCAAAAAAAGCAGAACAACAGTTAGCGGAATTTAAAAAGTTTGGTTGGGATCACCTTGCTGTTTGTATGGCAAAAACACAGTATAGTTTAACAGATGATCCTAGTTTAATCGGCCGACCAGAAAGATTTTCTATTACTGTTCGGGAACTGCGTCCTTCTGTTGGAGCAGGCTTTATCGTCGCGTTAACTGGTAATGTATTAACAATGCCTGGATTACCTAAAAAACCAAATGCATTAAAGATGAACATAACTGAAGATGGAAAAGCTATCGGCATTTTCTAA